The following coding sequences are from one Nicotiana tabacum cultivar K326 chromosome 1, ASM71507v2, whole genome shotgun sequence window:
- the LOC142162829 gene encoding uncharacterized protein LOC142162829, whose protein sequence is MVDASSMWFIIADCIRLAVGEVLGVTKGSPGGHKGDWWWNGEVQGKVEAKKAAYLKLVESTNEEEKRTYRGCYIKAKKEAKLAVTTAKNAAFARLYEELEGKGGDKRLYRVGQSEGEESP, encoded by the coding sequence ATGGTGGACGCTTCTAGTATGTGGTTCATAATTGCGGATTGCATTAGGTTAGCTGTTGGAGAGGTCTTAGGGGTAACGAAGGGTTCTCCTGGGGGTCATAAaggggattggtggtggaatggagaggttcaaggtaaagtggaagctaaGAAAGCTGCTTATTTGAAGCTAGTAGAGAGTACAAACGAGGAGGAAAAAAGGACTTATCGGGGGTGTTACATAAAGGCGAAGAAAGAGGCAAAGTTAGCAGTTACGACGGCTAAGAATGCAGCGTTTGCTCGTTTGTACGAGGAACTCGAGGGCAAAGGCGGGGACAAGAGGTTGTACCGGGTTGGCCAAAGTGAGGGAGAGGAAAGCCCATGA